One part of the bacterium genome encodes these proteins:
- a CDS encoding tetratricopeptide repeat protein, with translation MQSIIRFLSGEVPGGIFFLLTICGIILFIANYLRKHSEIIDKRKLRNATLALIGFLCFTYAIVRLARPPKPIQIHVAIFPFEFRDNTGSHRLHAYQGLGWGMAEMATRIGEMQSPPHLTFLRPEWITGSFGEDSTAKFSQLDSSKLLSWANLLGIDYVAAGSFEIKDQHAILDVHIYNSAEHGLIRSFQYDLPLTSEWTPRAKECATELIQFFYQETDYKFNPTAIEADLYNTPSLMPYFQGQLLMSVYRYEDALSAFQEALKADSSSLLAWYGTGLAYGELSTRTNDDQLRKNYQARMEYHLKRAGQLDEKFEPAYTALADFYMSIKPEPRYLDAEFALIAAHTLYDRDYLIYDLLSYMQKIRWESFNLKTKEEILKKAIAANPASFYSYLALGKYYIDLSRPNDHFSQLALNNFLIAQKLRPNDIDATLGLVTAYDHLNYFDPAITLLNRASQINPDNAEVYYSLGILYFHVAGKYKAKKQTREELAQYPTAEMYFKKALQIKNYPYVYLYLGKIYEVQNKRDEAIAAFRAAMKLLDRDDPYREEARKKLREYFPDAE, from the coding sequence ATGCAATCGATTATTCGTTTTTTGTCCGGCGAAGTTCCTGGTGGTATTTTTTTTCTATTGACGATTTGCGGTATCATTCTTTTTATCGCTAATTATCTCCGTAAACATTCAGAAATCATTGATAAACGAAAACTGCGAAACGCGACGTTAGCGCTCATTGGCTTTTTGTGTTTTACGTATGCGATTGTTCGTCTGGCACGGCCTCCCAAACCCATTCAGATTCACGTTGCAATTTTTCCTTTTGAATTTCGGGATAATACCGGATCGCATCGTCTGCATGCGTACCAGGGATTAGGCTGGGGCATGGCCGAAATGGCCACGCGTATCGGTGAAATGCAATCACCTCCGCACCTGACATTCCTCAGACCTGAATGGATTACCGGTTCGTTCGGCGAAGATTCTACCGCAAAGTTTTCGCAATTGGATTCATCGAAATTGCTATCGTGGGCCAATTTACTAGGCATCGATTACGTTGCGGCGGGATCTTTTGAAATTAAAGATCAACATGCTATTCTTGACGTACACATTTATAATTCAGCTGAACATGGGCTGATCCGATCGTTCCAGTACGACCTCCCGCTCACATCCGAATGGACGCCTCGAGCCAAAGAATGTGCAACCGAATTGATTCAATTTTTCTATCAAGAAACTGACTACAAATTTAATCCAACGGCTATTGAAGCTGACCTCTACAATACGCCATCGCTCATGCCTTATTTCCAGGGACAACTTTTAATGTCCGTCTACCGTTACGAAGATGCGCTCAGTGCATTTCAGGAGGCGTTGAAAGCTGACAGTTCTTCTTTGCTGGCTTGGTACGGAACAGGTTTAGCGTACGGAGAATTGTCGACGCGTACTAATGACGATCAACTCAGGAAGAATTATCAGGCACGTATGGAATATCACCTTAAACGCGCAGGCCAATTGGATGAAAAATTCGAACCTGCTTACACGGCATTAGCCGATTTTTATATGTCTATAAAGCCTGAGCCGCGTTACCTGGATGCCGAATTTGCCCTCATCGCCGCTCACACTCTTTACGACCGCGATTACCTGATCTACGATCTGCTTAGTTATATGCAAAAGATTCGTTGGGAATCCTTTAATCTTAAAACCAAGGAAGAAATTCTTAAAAAGGCCATTGCCGCTAATCCGGCAAGTTTTTATTCCTATCTGGCGTTGGGAAAATATTACATCGATCTGAGCCGCCCCAACGATCACTTTTCTCAATTGGCGCTTAATAATTTTCTCATTGCACAAAAACTCAGGCCTAATGACATCGATGCTACACTCGGTTTAGTAACGGCTTACGATCATCTGAATTATTTTGATCCGGCCATTACTTTGTTAAACCGGGCATCACAAATTAATCCTGATAATGCTGAAGTGTACTACAGTCTTGGCATTCTGTATTTTCATGTTGCCGGAAAATACAAGGCAAAAAAACAAACACGCGAGGAATTGGCCCAATATCCGACCGCAGAAATGTATTTTAAAAAAGCCCTTCAGATAAAAAATTATCCCTACGTGTATCTGTATCTCGGTAAAATTTACGAAGTGCAAAATAAACGTGACGAAGCAATAGCTGCATTTCGTGCAGCAATGAAGCTACTCGATCGCGACGACCCATACCGGGAAGAAGCGCGTAAAAAATTACGGGAATATTTCCCGGATGCTGAATGA
- the folP gene encoding dihydropteroate synthase yields MGILNVTPDSFSDGGKFDSLGKAYAQAVRLKADGADIIDVGGESTRPGSDSVHVDVELERTIPVIEKISHNLDVLISIDTNKSKVAEAALKAGAHIVNDISGLTFDPDIAAVTARHDAALAVMHMKGSPKTMQEDPRYDNVVKEVKDFLVQAAQKALKAGVKKIIVDPGFGFGKRLQDNYILLKELESFKELGWPLLIGTSRKAFTGKLFGAPPDDRLEGTIATNILAALKGADILRVHDVKAVRRAVDLAMTIENAE; encoded by the coding sequence ATGGGCATCCTTAATGTAACGCCCGATTCCTTTTCTGACGGTGGAAAATTCGACTCGTTGGGAAAAGCCTATGCCCAAGCCGTACGACTGAAAGCAGATGGCGCAGATATTATTGACGTCGGCGGCGAATCGACGCGTCCAGGTTCGGACTCTGTTCATGTTGACGTAGAATTGGAACGTACAATACCGGTGATTGAAAAAATTTCACATAATCTGGATGTTCTGATTTCCATTGATACTAATAAGTCAAAAGTTGCCGAAGCCGCGCTGAAAGCCGGTGCGCATATCGTCAACGATATCAGCGGGCTGACGTTTGACCCCGATATAGCGGCAGTAACCGCCCGTCATGATGCCGCTCTTGCTGTCATGCACATGAAAGGCTCTCCGAAAACCATGCAAGAAGATCCTCGGTATGACAATGTCGTCAAAGAAGTTAAAGATTTTCTCGTACAAGCAGCTCAAAAAGCTCTCAAAGCGGGCGTCAAAAAAATTATTGTCGATCCGGGTTTTGGATTTGGTAAAAGACTTCAGGATAACTATATTTTACTGAAAGAATTGGAATCGTTTAAAGAATTAGGATGGCCGTTGTTGATCGGAACCTCGCGTAAAGCATTTACCGGAAAATTATTCGGCGCACCTCCCGATGATCGGCTAGAAGGAACCATCGCTACGAATATTCTGGCGGCTTTGAAAGGCGCCGATATTTTACGAGTTCACGACGTCAAAGCCGTTCGGCGTGCCGTCGATCTCGCAATGACTATTGAAAATGCAGAATAA